One genomic segment of Ricinus communis isolate WT05 ecotype wild-type chromosome 3, ASM1957865v1, whole genome shotgun sequence includes these proteins:
- the LOC8280857 gene encoding receptor-like protein Cf-9, translating to MASSVFVAHFLCFLLFQLHFIATCFPSFSFNSSSSTPLCHYDQSLALLQFKNSFPISKTKLLLPNSKTKISTPKTESWKEGTNCCYWDGVTCDIDTGNVIGLNLSYSLLYGTISSNNSLFFLSHLQKLDLSGNFLNQSQILPQFGQFIALTHLYLNYSDFSGQIPREISHLSNLISLNLSWNDLSLEATTFSKIFQNLTRLQALDLSDVDLSLVAPSSYPNLSSSLSSLSLKDCGLQGKVAFAHLSELLSLILSGNDNLTFEAATFDMLVQNLTNLQELDLSYTNMSLVAPTSLMNLSSSFLWLGFENCGLTGRLPDNIFQLQNLQGLDLGGNGDLTGSLPRHNWSSSLQDLSLSETQISIYLEHDFFKNLKSLTAIDLRSCHFVGSDLSLFGNLSQLTELDLSNLSNNRFIGPIPSQVGGLQSLFYLSLSNNHLSGQIPNYFTNFTRLESLDLSNNRFNGPIPSSIFEIVKLEVLILSSNYKFTGEVSPAICKLNSLQILDLSNNSFTGSIPQCLGNMSLSILHLGKHNFNGSTSAVAFSKGCNLRYLNFNGNHLQGRVPQSILNCKNLEFLDLGNNEMDDTFPCFLGTLLELQILMLKSNKLHGSIECSNMTDSFHKVQIFDLSNNMFSGSLPTNYFVGFKAIIKSTDENFGYMRDRNYSFVYSVRLTIKGVEMEFVKVQTLFTTIDLSGNRFTRYIPQSIGMLKSLKELNMSHNKFTGKIQASLRNLANLESLDLSSNSFNGQIPTELVDLTFLEVFNVSYNQLEGPIPEGKQFNTVEVTSYEGNLGLCGSPLKKVCDNGDKQQQAPSNEDDSMYENGFGWEVVAIGYGCGVVFGLIIGYTVFQTRKPLWFVTLVEDRSKRRPKRSKRNVREANRR from the exons ATGGCCTCTTCAGTATTTGTTGCTCACTTTCTCTGCTTCCTTTTGTTTCAGCTGCACTTCATAGCTACTTGTTttccatctttttctttcaattcctCTTCTTCAACTCCATTATGCCACTATGATCAAAGTCTTGCCTTGCTTCAGTTCAAAAATTCATTTCCTATTTCAAAAACTAAACTTCTCTTGCCGAATTCTAAGACTAAAATATCGACTCCCAAGACAGAGTCATGGAAAGAAGGGACAAATTGTTGCTATTGGGATGGGGTCACCTGTGATATTGATACAGGTAATGTAATTGGTCTTAATCTCTCTTATAGCTTGCTATATGGCACCATCAGTTCTAATAATAGTCTTTTCTTCCTTAGTCATCTCCAAAAGCTCGACCTCTctggtaattttttaaatcagtCACAGATTTTACCTCAGTTTGGCCAATTCATTGCTTTGACACACCTTTATCTAAATTATTCAGATTTTTCTGGCCAAATCCCACGAGAAATCTCTCATCTATCCAATCTAATTTCACTTAATCTGTCTTGGAATGATCTTTCACTAGAAGCCACTACTTTTAGCAAGATCTTTCAGAACCTTACCAGACTACAAGCATTGGACTTGAGCGATGTAGACTTGTCTTTGGTTGCTCCTAGTTCCTACCCGAATCTGTCTTCTTCTTTGTCATCTCTCAGCCTCAAGGATTGTGGCTTGCAAGGAAAAGTTGCTTTTGCTCATCTATCGGAATTGCTTTCGCTCATTCTCTCTGGGAATGATAATCTAACATTTGAAGCAGCTACTTTTGATATGCTCGTTCAAAACCTGACCAATTTGCAGGAGTTAGACTTGAGCTATACCAACATGTCTCTTGTGGCACCTACTTCTTTGATGAATctgtcttcttctttcttatgGCTTGGATTCGAAAATTGTGGATTGACTGGGAGATTACCAGACAACATTTTTCAACTACAGAACCTCCAAGGGCTCGATTTAGGAGGCAATGGCGATCTCACTGGCTCATTACCTCGACACAATTGGAGTAGTTCCCTACAGGACTTAAGTCTTTCAGAGACACaaatttcaatatatttaGAGCATGACTTTTTCAAGAATTTGAAGTCATTGACAGCTATAGACCTTAGAAGTTGCCATTTCGTAGGGTCAGATCTTTCTTTGTTTGGTAATTTGTCGCAGCTCACCGAGTTGGACCTCTCAA atttatcaaataatagaTTCATCGGTCCAATTCCTTCTCAAGTAGGCGGGCTTCAAAGTCTCTTTTACCTTTCTTTGTCCAACAACCACCTTAGTGGTCAAATTcctaattattttacaaacttcACTAGACTTGAATCCTTagatttatcaaataatagaTTCAATGGCCCAATTCCAAGTTCAATCTTTGAAATTGTAAAGTTGGAGGTTCTCATCCTTTCATCCAACTACAAATTCACAGGAGAAGTCTCACCCGCAATTTGCAAGCTAAATTCTCTCCAAATTCTTGATCTCTCAAACAACAGTTTTACTGGATCCATTCCACAATGTCTTGGAAACATGAGCCTCTCTATATTGCATTTGGGCAAGCACAATTTCAATGGAAGTACCTCTGCTGTAGCTTTTTCAAAGGGATGCaatttgagatatttgaaCTTCAATGGCAACCACTTACAAGGTCGAGTCCCACAATCTATCCTCAATTGCAAAAATTTGGAATTTTTAGACTTGGGCAACAATGAGATGGACGACACATTTCCTTGTTTCTTGGGAACTCTCTTGGAACTGCAAATTCTCATGCTAAAATCCAACAAACTACACGGATCAATAGAATGTTCTAATATGACCGATTCTTTCCACAAGGTACAGATTTTTGACCTCTCCAACAACATGTTCAGTGGATCTTTGCCCACAAATTATTTTGTTGGTTTCAAAGCTATCATTAAGAGTACTGATGAGAATTTTGGATACATGAGGGATCGAAATTACTCATTTGTTTATTCTGTGAGGTTGACAATCAAAGGAGTGGAGATGGAGTTCGTGAAAGTCCAAACACTTTTCACAACAATTGATTTGTCAGGTAATAGATTCACGAGGTATATTCCACAATCGATTGGGATGCTAAAATCACTGAAAGAGCTAAACATGTCTCATAACAAGTTCACAGGCAAAATTCAAGCATCACTCAGAAACTTGGCCAATTTAGAATCGCTAGACCtctcttcaaattcttttaatggACAGATTCCTACGGAACTGGTAGATTTAACATTTCTTGAAGTTTTTAATGTTTCATATAACCAACTTGAAGGTCCCATACCTGAGGGTAAACAATTCAACACAGTTGAAGTCACTTCATATGAGGGGAACTTGGGATTATGTGGATCTCCACTAAAAAAGGTATGTGATAATGGGGATAAGCAACAACAAGCACCATCAAATGAAGATGATTCAATGTATGAAAATGGATTTGGATGGGAAGTTGTAGCAATTGGATACGGCTGTGGAGTTGTATTTGGCCTCATAATCGGATACACTGTCTTTCAAACAAGAAAACCTCTATGGTTTGTCACATTGGTTGAAGATAGATCCAAACGAAGGCCAAAAAGATCCAAAAGAAATGTTCGTGAAGCTAATAGAAGATGA
- the LOC107262306 gene encoding probable calcium-binding protein CML27 gives MEQEPNSSSPLINNNNNDDDHHHHKSMDPTRLFQDKDELQKVFNQFDSNSDGKISVAELGAVLKSMGSTYTTAELERVMDDVDTDKDGFINLEEFSQLCKSSSDSDATNSELKDAFDLYDQNKNGLISSSELHLVMSRLGMQCSFDDCARMIKSVDSDGDGCVNFLEFQKMMDANVKNGTAK, from the coding sequence ATGGAACAAGAACCCAATTCATCATCTCCTCtcatcaacaacaacaacaacgaCGACgaccaccaccaccacaaaTCAATGGATCCCACTCGCTTATTCCAGGACAAGGACGAGCTCCAAAAAGTCTTTAACCAATTTGACTCAAACAGCGACGGCAAGATCTCCGTCGCTGAACTGGGTGCTGTCCTAAAATCAATGGGTTCAACATACACAACAGCTGAACTGGAACGCGTTATGGATGATGTTGATACTGATAAAGATGGATTCATTAATCTTGAAGAATTCTCCCAGCTTTGTAAATCTTCTTCGGATTCTGATGCTACCAACTCTGAGCTGAAAGATGCTTTCGATCTTTATGATCAGAACAAGAATGGATTGATTTCTTCTAGTGAATTGCACCTGGTCATGAGTCGGTTAGGTATGCAGTGTTCTTTTGATGATTGTGCTAGGATGATTAAGAGTGTTGATTCTGATGGAGATGGGTGTGTTAATTTTCTTGAGTTTCAGAAGATGATGGATGCTAATGTCAAGAATGGTACTGCTAAATGA